A genome region from Candidatus Paceibacterota bacterium includes the following:
- a CDS encoding (2Fe-2S)-binding protein yields the protein MPAPGALGPARPATETSITITINGLPHTLTVPANTTLLDLLRDHVGLMGTKCGCEIGECGACTVLLDGAPVNSCLVLASQIAGREVLTVEGLAQNGKLHPLQESFLDHDAAHCGFCTPGMLLSAKALLDWNPRPTEAEIRRAISGNLCRCTGYQQIVEAIAKASPE from the coding sequence ATGCCTGCCCCTGGCGCGCTCGGGCCAGCGCGGCCTGCCACCGAGACTTCCATCACCATCACGATCAATGGACTTCCGCACACTCTTACAGTCCCCGCCAACACGACGCTGCTCGACTTGCTGCGTGACCATGTGGGGTTGATGGGCACCAAGTGCGGCTGCGAAATAGGTGAGTGCGGCGCGTGCACGGTCCTGCTCGACGGAGCGCCGGTCAATTCTTGCCTGGTGCTGGCCTCACAAATCGCTGGCCGAGAGGTCCTGACCGTGGAAGGTCTGGCCCAAAACGGCAAACTCCATCCTCTGCAAGAGTCATTTCTCGACCACGATGCCGCCCACTGCGGCTTCTGCACGCCGGGCATGCTGCTGAGCGCCAAGGCCCTGCTGGATTGGAATCCCCGGCCGACCGAGGCGGAAATCCGACGCGCTATCTCCGGCAACCTCTGCCGCTGCACCGGCTACCAGCAGATTGTCGAGGCCATTGCGAAGGCTTCGCCCGAGTAG